AGAGGGGAGTCGGGGGTTGGCAAACTTCTTTTGGGTGTGGAACAGGGTATGCCAAAGTATAATGGTACAAAATTGATACAACTACATGAAAGAGGGCTCTAACGAAAATTGACCCTCTCACATAATTAAACACTCATTACATTAAATTAGACTTCATATGAAAATTCATGAGTGCTCTTTTgtgttgattaaaatcttaaatgTTTATACTATTTACATCAAAAGTTATGCCACATAAATACCAAGGAAGCACAGGAGGTCATAAAGCAATTTATACATAATAAACACCctgagaaaacaaaaaatgaaaaaaagaaacctATTCAAACGCCTATCAACAAAGTAAGGCGTAAATTTACATTATTTATTCTGCATCTTCTAGTCCATTTTATGTTACTATTAGTATACCTTTCTTAAAGTTAAGGGCCCGTTTGAAACTATAATGGCTTATAAAAAAACACTTCTGACATAAGtatttttaacaaaattaattttaaattacCAAACATTCTAAAAATAACGTTTAAAAGTGTTTTTTTGGTAAACGCATGGAAATGTTCGGGTCaaaacattttctttatttactttttgttcTTCTGACTTTTTTGtcttaaatttctttaaggAAAAAACTTTTAACATCATAAATTGTTATTTTCTTTAAACATATATAACCTATACATTGTGTGTAGAAATCAATAGTTATTTAATATTCCGTATAGCTACAAGTACTAGTGTACAAGTACAACCATAGTTGAATCTCCTATGGAGTAATTTTTGTCGATTAGATAACTATCATCCTACGATGCAATCTTTATTTGCTTTTCTCGTCACTGTCTTTTTCCTGTAATCCTACTTATCTTCCTTAATCACAATTTACACAGCATTGAACTTCTCCATCGATTCAGTATTTTTATGCTTTCGATCCCCTGTTTTCATCCATTTGTGTGTGAAATGTGTGAAAATTGCAATGCCCAGAATTTCCGGAATCAAAGACTTTCTTTTACTCCTCTTTGCTCTCCTCATTTTCCACCTCCTTTTCCTCCTCCACCACCCCTTCACCCTCCTACCACCACTACAGCCACCTCCGACCACCTCACTTTCCTTCTCCCACCACCTTCTCTTCTccatctcctcctcctccacctccCTCCCCCAGCGCACCCCCTACATCCACCTCTGGTTCTCCCCCAACTCCACCCCAAACACTTACATTTTTCTGGACAAGAATCCCCAGTTCACGCTATCATCAACCCTCTCCCTGCCTCCAGTCTTTCTCTCTTCTGACACTTCCCACTTCCCCTACACCTTCCCTAGAGGTAACCCTTCTGCCATTAGGATTGCTTACGCAGTGAAAGATGTTTTCACCCTCCTCAAGCCCCCTCCCCATGTCAGATGGTTCGTCTTCTGTGATGATGATACCGTGTTTTTTCCCCGTAATTTGGCGCTTGTTTTGTCTAAATATGATCATAATCAGTGGTTTTATGTTGGGTTTGGCTCAGAAAGTTATGAGcagaatcagaaattttcttttgatatgGCCTTTGGAGGTGGAGGTTTTGCATTGAGTGCACCTTTAGCAAGGGTTTTAGCTGAGGTTTTGGATTCTTGCTTGACTCGGTACCCTCATTATTATGGGAGTGATCAGAGGATTTTTGCTTGCTTGGCTGAGTTGGGAGTTCCTTTAACTCGCGAACCTGGGTTTCATCAGGTCAAAAGTGATcgctttttttcatttttatgatCGTAATCATAATTCATTTTAGTTGCTTTATCACTAGTTGTTCTAATTATGTTGCTCCTCACATATAAACTTTAGGAGATATGTGACCATTTGTGGTCATGAGCTAATTGTCTTATATGAATGAATGTATTGGTTAAGGGAGAAATGTGTTAGAACTACATAAATCTATTAAACTCTTTCTAATGATTACTTTTATTGTTGGGAATTGCATCTATTTTGATAGTTTCTCTTTCAAAATTTGCAGGACAAACAAATCTTTTTGTTTACTCTTCTTGTATATTTGTCTGCGGTTCATATTTCAATTATGCTTTGTGTCAGTGTGGGGGAGTGGCTGCTTGATGTTGGTCAGAAATTTAGCAAGAAGAGTAAAGAAGGGGAAAGGTGGTAGTTTTGAGTTGACAGATTTTTGCAGTTTCATAAGATTTTGGAGAGCTTTAACCATTATGTAGTAACGAAAACAGAGCTGGATTATCATTGTTCGTTTagtctctttctttttattcctttttacgGTCATCTTAGGAATTATGCTGAATGTTTGGTAGCTGCTTTAACAAAGCTGGTGAAATgacttttttgtttcttgataAGTTTATAAGGGGTGTTCCTGCATGTCATAGATACTAACTGTCCTGATTCGTTAAAAGACAATTTGAATCTTTCTTGACTTAATGACTGCAGTGTGTATATTCAAGTGTACTAAAAGTAATATATTCAAAGAGTTTCCTGATGAGTGCATTGTTTATTTGATATACTTGGTGTTGGATATAAATGTTGTAACAATTGAAATTGTTGTGTTATTCTGCTGATGGCTATTCATGGATATACATTTAAGTGATGTATGATGTCATTTACCTCTCTATGCACTCTGCAGATTAAGAAACTGACACAATAAAACTGAACTCATGGACTGTAGAAGTTGTTATTGTCTTCTCCCAATAGTCTTATGTTCTTTGTCTTTGGACATATATGTGCATATTGTTAGCCTTTGATAGACGTAAtgttgatttgatttgaagctAAGCACCATACTACACTATTCTTGTATATGATTGTACTTATCTGTTTGGTGTGTCAAAAGTCTGAAGCTTTGGGGTCTGATACAAGTGTACATGAACTCAGATGTATATCAAGTAACTTATGCACTATGTTTTTAAGCTAAAGTGATTGAGTTTTTAATACCAGTATGTTAAATTTAAGAAATTTTGTTGTTTTCAGATTGATGTTCGAGGAGATCTGTTTGGCATGCTTGCGGCACATCCATTGTCGCCTCTTTTGTCACTGCATCATATGGATGCTGCGGACCCTATCTTTCCCGGCATGAACAGGATTCAGGCTCTGCAGCATCTTTTCAAAGCTGTGAATGCTGATTCTCCAAGGATTTTGCAGCAAACTGTCTGCTATGATCCCTTCAATTCATTAACTGTCTCCATATCATGGGGTTTTGCTGTTCAAGTTTTTGAAGGACGTCAGCTCCTTCCAGATCTTATCTCATTGGAGAGAACCTTTAGGCCTTGGGGTAGGACTAGAAGTGTCTATTCTAGCCATTTTATGTTTAACATAAGAGAAACTCCGAGGGATCAGTGCAAAAGGCCAGTCGTCTTTTTCATGGATAGTGTTGCTTCTAAAGATAGCAGTGTTTGGACCAACTATACTAAACATAATAAAGGAAGTTGTGTGAGGATTAATGCAGTACAGAAACTGGAAACCATCAGGGTTTTCTCGAAGATGATGGACTATGATATTGAGGAGGTATTCTCTAATGTTCATTCATAAAGTTGAACCATCCTATGCCttattcttcttcattttttaattttacatttttctgTGGTAGTGGTGAATTCTTATTTCTCATGTCAGATGAAGGCACCTCGACGTCAGTGTTGTGACATTTTATCACCGATCGATGAGACAATGACTATTTATATTAGAGAATGCAGAAATGGTGAAGTCATTTCCATGCCAAGATAGACTTATCTTATAACCCAATTCTGACACGGTGGAATTGACAATTTACCTGGAAAGTTAGAATTATGTGGTCTTCTCTTCTCAAAAGAATTCTGTTTCACATATAAGGTATGTACATATTGCTAAAATGTCAAATGGTTAATCaaaaaccaaaatcaagttgTTTGTTATGTTACCCTTGCATAAACTTTTCAGTGAGACTTCCACTTGACTGGGTTCTTCTTTTATGCATGTGATTTCCTTATAAATCTCAATTTAGAAAATGCGTGCGAAGAAATTGATTTACTGGTTGGACTATACAAGTATTAGGGGTAATTTCTAATAATAAGAGCCTATGCAGAACTAAATTGgaaaactgtttccaaagtggTTTTTGTTgatatatgttgcaattgatgtaatgaaaataaatactttGACAAATCAAAGGTGAAGAAGTGTTCTTTCTATGACTCAGTAGTAAATGGATACTAAAGAGAATGAGGTATTTAAAGAGGATAAAGGAAAAATATGAGTTGATTGTGAGCATGGCCCTGAACACCACAAATTTGAAGAACAACTTCAGTTTGCTTATCTTAGCCAGTGTGGGACAATAGCTTTTGTTGAGTGTGGTTTGTTCCATGTATCTACATCGTGAAGTCAGAACCCTTCTTGAAATCTACCTTACTGACTGATGCCACGTGAAGTCGGAACACTTCTTGTAACTGTTTGCATTTGGGACCACTATTGTATGATGTTTCAATCTTAATGAAGCTGTAGATGGCTACATTGGAAATTTCTTTGAAGACTTATTGTTGGTTGGTTGGTATCCAATTTTCAAATTGTTCATGAAATGGTGATTTGCTTGTTCAGCAACATGAGCTATCTAAACAAACAAGATCTTTTTGGATATTACTCTAATGAGATCATTTTGGATATTACTCTGTAAAACTTGTTCCTGATTCAAATGTTAAATTGAGTTTTATAGAGAATAGGAAAGAGCTTCTTCACATTTTTGACTAGCCACCTTGTATTGCTTTTCCCTGCCTCATTTCTTTTTGAATCAGGTGCTATTATTGGTAATGTAGCTGGCCTGTAAAGCTATTATCTTGTTTTAAGATgcttttttcataaaacttgtgcAGACCTAATGATGATACCACTATTGTTGCTATCTAAATCATATTGTAAGGTATTTGAATCAGCAATCATTTGCTGCAAATGGTAAACTGGATCCTTTCTTGGCAATCTGTCAGATCAGAACTGCTTTAGTGGCCAATCTTGATCTTCACTAGCAACATGCTGTTGTCTGTGTCATGATGCTTAATGTACTCGAGTCTACCACACAATTTCTTCTTGATGTCATCCATGTGTAGGTTACACTGTTCTTTGTCTGCTGGCTAAGGAGCAGGAAATTGTTTCTTGACAGATTTTCTGCTGTTCAATCTGTAGAACCatcttataaaaaaaattttctttttggggtCCTGGAATAGTCGGCAGAACAGCTTTTAAAGTCTTTCTTTTTTGATGATCCAAAGGATGCTTTAACATAACAGGCCCATCAAATACACAATACGTTCAAAATTGGTGAGCTGAGGTCTAGTTTAGAGCAGGTCTACCCTGCAGGCAACATAGTAGTTTTACTTTCAATGTTAAAAGCACCATACATTATGTTCTCAGAAAGATATTTAATTACTATTTGAGTTCTGGTAAGCACAATTGATAAATGGAAGTTTTGTTAATTGGTACTTTCTTTTGGTTCCAGTGCTTTGCCCAGCCCTGAAGGTAAAAGCCACTGTTAGTAGTGACCCTAAGATGTAAGTTGAAATTTTTCGACAATTATGTACTTGCTACTACATAACTTGTAATGCAACGATATCGTGGATGAGGACATCGGCAAGATAAAACAGTTTTTTTAGGGTACAAAAAAATCAGTGTGTGCTGTATTTTCGAAGACCATCGTTCATGCTCGGCTAAAAGCTTTCTTAGATCTACCTGCACATCTCTAGCAAGTTCAGATTTTCTCAACTAAAAGATCCAGCATAGGcttcttccatttttcatttttccgcCTTGCTTTGGGTCATCTCTTTTCCTGGCAAGGACATAAAGTTTTAATCTATGCTATCGTGTTTTCTTTCTGATGCAAATGGTTTGACCTTTCTACTTCAAGCTGCTAATGATTTTTCCTTTATGCAGGATTCAAGATAGGTATTTTAGGCCTCTCTTGGAGTTTGATATAATCATTTTTGCGCATGTGGACTGGGCACATGTAACTGGATTGGCGTTCTGAAGctcaaataagaaaatgaacTCGGTCTTTGCGCTAGGCTATTTGTTTCTGTTGCACCGACTCTTTCCCCTGACTGATCTGATCGACAAAAACATTGTGCAGAGCTTCTCCTTGACGGCGAGTCTACGCTAGAAGGCCAGGAAATCCTCTTGTTCAGGACTCCGCCTTAGAAGTTACCACTTGCAACAGATACATGCCCCCCTGCATTGGGGTGCATGTGACACTATACCTTTCCTTCTCTTGAAAGATGAATTTGGGCCAAGCATGAAGATTGTCGCTGTCACTGCTTTACATTCATGACCTTCTGGTTTTTAACTGAGGGATAAAAGAACCAGTGGTTTGGCATCCTATTTAGTTTTCCAAGTTCTGAATTGGCTTTTGcttggtttattttgacatcTAAAATTAGACGTACCATTGTTTGATGTCGAAAGTGCTTATCCTTTTGTTGACTTCGAAAGAGCTTATCCTTTTGTTGCCTTCTATTCATGCTTCCTTCATCGATAACGATTGATAACAATGTTGGATTGTCTTCTTGTGCAACTGCATCGTGCAGGACTTGATTAAGCTTTGAATAAGTACGATTATGCCTCAGGTGAAGGCCTGTGAAGGTTGCAACCGGAACTTGTCATGACTCATCTGCCTTTGGTTGCCCAAGTGCGCAAGTATTGGCATGTCGAAAGATAAATAACAGGattagaaattttaaaaatacacttgtactaatcagcaCTTGAAAATGTAATAGTATTACCATATATCAGCACAAGCCGGGAAGTAATAATTTTAATATGAACATTGAAAGGGTACAAACTCAATAATTAACTTGTAATTAGCACAAGAATTAGTCAGTTAGGCTATAAATATGCAGGTGCATGCAGATTCTAGCGGAGCAAATTACTCGGCTGCTCActaaaaagtttttaaaaagtaGAGTTTTGGTCACTCAACTTTTAAAGTATGTATCTGCTCACTAAATTATGAAAAGTATAGAATTTAGGTACCATTCCGTCTATTTTTGTTGTTAACTCTATCAAATTTAGAGACTCGCACAATAGTCTAGTGAGTAAATAAATAATCACACGATAGTTGAGTGGTTAAATACATACTCGTACAATAGTTTAGTAGGTAAATACATTCTATGTTTACTAAATTGTTACTCAAATTGTTTCGTGATTCGTGACCGACTTGACGATGGAAACAGACAGAATGATTCAAAATTTATCCTTTTGatagtttagtttttttttttttattggatacgatagatctacatttattCTATACTATGTGGGAGGGGGAATCTGAAGAGGTCCTAAGAGAAATCGGAGGGAACTGAACCACCTGCTGGCTAGCATAGCCACTTGAAGTGGCCTGCAACATTTAGTGGCAAATGGTGGGAGGTCACCCCACCAAGTCTTAAGATTTTGGCAGTGGCCACTAAGCTTAGTTCAATGGTTGATAGTTTAGTGAATAAATacatattatttttaaaaattgagtCACCAAAATTGAGTAGGAGAGATAATGGAGTAGAAGATTGTgaggtgaaataaaaaaattactttgTGTATTTATAGGAAGTAAAATAAATTATCCGTTGCTAAAATATAGCCATTGTAAAAAAAAGGACGTTGTAAAATGGTTGGCTCCAAAAATGACCgttataaaatatttcaaaaaatgaccAAGTAAAATGCTGTCTCATTTTGGCTATTTGAACATTTGCTGGTGTTGTCATGTCATTTGGATCCCACAACATCTTCCATGACACGCATCATCAGTATTGTACGTGTAATCTCCATGACATGGCTCCAATGAGAGACCGTGTCATGGAGCGGTGTAATGGGGGCATTATACCCCGTATTATACATTGCTGTAGATGCTCTAAGCTTAGCTGTTGATAGTTTAGTGAATAAATACATATTGTTTTTAAAAATTGAGTCACCAAAACTCTATTGTTGAAAAAGCTTAATGGGTGCCAGCTAATTTGCTGGATTCTAATGTAGTGCGTAACAATCAGTGCCGCTGTCTGAAAGGGCTGCGTAAAATGGCTGTATCTTCTATTTCAATGAATCCAGGCTGTATACAATTCTTCCAGACAAAATCAAGTTGGACAATTAGAATAATAATGTACCGAAAGAAAATTGACTGGTGGCTAAAATATCAATGCTTCATTGGTGATACACCTAATCTTTAAGGTCTTCAAATCAATTCAAAGTCAAATCTGAAAAGTTATTCTTGCCACGTGAAGGCAAGAGAGAACTCCAACCCTTTTCAATTTTAGACTAAAGCAATATGCATGTGGATTTAGCCCCAAAAGTTGGCAACAACCAAAACCTGATTTCCATTTACGTGGCACCAGAGCAATTGGTGCCCCGTTCCTTGGTCCAATCACCTACTACTTTTCTTCTTTAGATTATTATTCTTTGGGCCTAATTTCCAAGTTATAATAATATTAGCTTAGTAACTTCAAGATTTATCAAAGTGGTTTGACCTAATTCCCTGAGGCATTCAAACATTGCATAGGGATTTGGAACGGCAGTTGAGCCCATGAAGcaacattgaaaattttttggtttcttCCTTTTCCCATTCATAGATTATTAGTTTATTATCCCCCTCCGTTTCATTGTtaatattatttcttttaactttattaatattttaaaataagagTTATCGTTTCAAATTTAACAGTGCTTTCTAATCTTGTCatttgaaaaaataacattttaaAATTACAATACACATTTAACAAGAATATATTGTGAATTCAAAAGATATATATAAATTCACTAGTATTTTCTCATCTAGATATGATGATTTCTGCGTCTTAATAAAAAGTTAGATTTTCAAAACACTACTCTAATATTGGGAGGGAGGGAGTATATAGATGGTGAAATCAATCAAAAAAGTATATCCTAGTTTTAAATTGTTATTGTGATAGATTACAAAAACTAAAGCATcaattgatgcaaaatgattttTAGGTGGTACATCTGCAATAGACAAGTTAAAGAGTTGATGGTGacacaaaactaaaacaaaagagaaacgtGCTtttcattattaatttattgtttatctaattatttTTAGACAATTACTTCTCTAATTAACTGTAGCACAAAGCAACAagtcaagaaaaaagaaataattttaaattttaacaaaatgtaacgcacagaaaaaaaaaaaaaggaaagatgaCCTGTTAAAGTTTCGGTTGATCTGTTTCATTTAATGCTTTATTATTTCCATTTCAAAACTTAATTAATCTCTCCTTAATTGCCTCCTTAGATATTTAATTGCAAAACGAGTTGCTTTAAACCTCAAAACCCTTTCTTACTTTTTCTAACAGGTTTATAAAAGCTCCCCATATTTAGGAAATCTCCTCTAAACCCCTTGTATAAATAAGCATAGTGATAGATTtagctcttttctttttcttaatttgtTCATCCAAAATATGAAAAGTTTTCAGCCAAATTCAAAATCCCACCATCCATCAAGGCTTGTAAATCTCATGATAATCTCCTGTTTTCTGTTTCTACTCTATCTCCTGTTCTCATTTCTCTTTTTCCCAAACTCAAAAAACCTGAATTTATCAGGTTCTCTACAGGATTTATCCTCCACAACATCCCTTGAACATATTGTATTTGGGATTGCCTCTAATGAAAGATCATGGTCCAAAAGGAAAGAATATGTCAGGCTATGGTGGAGACCTCAGATAATGAAGGGATGTGTTTTTCTGGAAGAAAAGCCACCAAATTCTACATCTTCTGAAAATGATCAAATTTCTCTGCCTCCAATATGCATTTCTGGTGACACTTCCAGATTCAGATACACCTTCAGGAATGGTCGAAGGTCAGCGATTCGCGTAGCTCGAGTGGTATCAGAAACCGTGGCACTGAACCACTCTGATGTTAGATGGTTTGTTTTTGGAGATGATGATACGGTTTTCTTTCCTGAAAATTTGGTCAAGACCCTGTCGAAATATGATCATGGCTTATGGTATTACATCGGGACAAATTCAGAAAATTATCAGCAGAATAAGGGTTTCTCTTTTGATATGGCTTTTGGAGGAGCTGGTTTTGCTATAAGTTATCCCCTGGCTAAAGTCTTGGCGAAACATTTAGATTCTTGCATCGATCGATACCCTCATCTGTATGGCAGTGATGGCAGAATTCATGCCTGTTTGACAGAACTTGGAGTTACATTAACTCATGAGCCTGGATTTCATCAGGTATCGATAATTTTGTTCATAAAAAGTTCAATCTTGTATTCTCTTTTCCTCATCTGATAAGAGGCTAATTTAGTTCACATCAAACTCTGCTTCAGATGGATGTTCGAGGTAATATTTTTGGGTTATTGGCCGCGCACCCGACTAGGCCGTTGGTGTCTCTCCACCATCTGGATGCAGTAAAgccaatttttccaaaaatgacAGCAATGGAAGCTCTGAAACATTTGCTGGAAGCCACAAAAGTTGATTCCCAGAGGACTTTGCAGCAAACAGTTTGCTATGATAGATGGTTTTCTTGGACACTTTCTGTTTCTTGGGGATATGCTGTTCAATTGGTGGGGTTCAACGAATTTCTGCCGGATGCTGTGCGCATGCAAGAGACTTATGTACCCTGGAAAAGGGGTCCTCTGTATGTTAACCATAATCTGAATACAGCAAAATATCAGCCTGATCCATGCAAGAGGccagttgttttcttttttgacaGGGTTTCCTCTAGCAGAGATGGAATAGCATCCATTTACAAGAAAACGGAAAATAATTGTACTTTTGACAAAATACAAGAAGTCAGAGTGTTTTCGAAGAAGTTAGACCTTGACATTAAACAGGTATTCTTTgttcttgaagaaattttttttttttgccaaatttaaggttgaatttagttttcagAATTGTTATTTTATCTCCCTTGTAAATTGCAGTTGCAGGCACCaagaagacaatgttgtgacGTCTTGCCATCTTCAGCTGATAGGGTAATGGAAATCAATATTAGAGAATGTGGAGCGGAAGAACTAATTTATATGCATGCTTAGTCCTATTCTTTGGCTCTCTACCCTAGAGTTAGTGATGCACAATCTGTGAGCTAAGTGGGGCTGTGGTTAGGAGTGTAAACGAGTCTAATCAAATTGAACAACCTAGTACTaagattgtttgattattttaatgagtttaagattttatttaagtttgatttatttaattgttgaattaaacaagtttttatcgagtcgaactcgagttgagctcgagtgatttgaaatttttacatataaaatttaattttatattaatCGAATCGAGTTTGAGCTCAAagtttataaaatataaaacgttgttcaaatttgaattaattaGTTGGCGAGGTAAACTTGAATGAACACTTACCTTACCTAATTGAGTTCGATTCGAGTTTTGGATTCATCAAGGGAGCTTAGCGTGTGGATTTAGGCTTACCACTTGATTTATCCTGTGGATATTTGGGTCTAGAAGATTGAGCCCATGAGTTAAACACTAGGCCCATGTTAATTTGGAAAATGGACACAATCAATCAAGTCCAGAAGCCCATATGTCAATTTGGGGTACTTCAACACTTGCCTCCAGGCTCTTGCTGGTGGGATTGTAGTTTATGTTTTACAAGTCGAGCCCAGGAAAATTGCCCCTAACAGGTCCTTGTAGGAGAACAGGGAAGAAGGCTGAACATTCAAGAGATAGGAGATGGAGGCCTTTCAAAACTTCTTCTAGGATTCAtataaaactcaatttttttttttgaccatcTTTGTTCCATTTAAAGTGTTATACATTcgttttgaaatattttaaaatatttatcatgttgaaaaaaatcaaaattctttTAGTCTCTTTTTCAAAATCTTCCCTTCCTTAAattgtttatatgttatattcAAATTCAAAGTTTGAATATTAAGGAATATAATTGGAAGGAAAAATATAAACATCACattcaaataattatttttaaaaaattggatTCTTGAAACACAACAATAAAATTAGATAGAGGAAGTATAATTTAACTCTATAGAAGAAAGCACGTAAAAGAGCCTCTGTTATTTTGACCACAAGCATTTAATGAGCTCAATTAGCTCGTGAATCTATCAAAGGTAAATCAAATTCCACTTTGATTAGCATCACTTTTCTATCTCTATGCTACAATCCCTTGATTAATTGAGAAATGTAGACATGATTAGTTGACGAGATCTTTAGTTTAGTCCCTAATCCATGTCGTagaattttgtctttttttttgtgttaaatAAATGAGAAATGTAGATAGGTAACCTGCAACCCTCTGTCTATCACTTCAGTTGGTTTAACTATCAATGACAAAGTTCGAATATGATATTAAATGCTCTATAGGTTCATATGCATATTTTTAATTAAACATTATGTGAAAAGATTAGTCAAACTAGCTTGGCGTCTCTTAATATGAGAatccctcttttccttttcccttttttaaatCTCACACCTCCtctgttagaaaaaaaaatttaaacaaaacaTGATATGAATATCTGTAAGGGTATATAAAAATTTAGAGTTTTTAGAGGACTGGACTAAGCATTTGGAGTTTCTTGTTCCCTATAGCAATTATTTTTTGGTTTACTTGCATGGGGGCAATTAGAAGGGACTGAAGAATTAGGATGCTCCAATGAGATGGCCTACAAAAGTTTTCCTGATCGAAGCCTCAAGAAAAGACTCTGAAAAGAAATGTAGACCACTTTTCTGGACTATGCCTGCTTCTTGTCAATCATTAACATCTACAAATTACTCGTAAATTAGCTAATATTAAGAGAGAGTCTAACTAGGCTGAGAAAAGCAACAGAGAGAGAAAATCAG
The DNA window shown above is from Coffea arabica cultivar ET-39 chromosome 5e, Coffea Arabica ET-39 HiFi, whole genome shotgun sequence and carries:
- the LOC113743562 gene encoding uncharacterized protein, giving the protein MKSFQPNSKSHHPSRLVNLMIISCFLFLLYLLFSFLFFPNSKNLNLSGSLQDLSSTTSLEHIVFGIASNERSWSKRKEYVRLWWRPQIMKGCVFLEEKPPNSTSSENDQISLPPICISGDTSRFRYTFRNGRRSAIRVARVVSETVALNHSDVRWFVFGDDDTVFFPENLVKTLSKYDHGLWYYIGTNSENYQQNKGFSFDMAFGGAGFAISYPLAKVLAKHLDSCIDRYPHLYGSDGRIHACLTELGVTLTHEPGFHQMDVRGNIFGLLAAHPTRPLVSLHHLDAVKPIFPKMTAMEALKHLLEATKVDSQRTLQQTVCYDRWFSWTLSVSWGYAVQLVGFNEFLPDAVRMQETYVPWKRGPLYVNHNLNTAKYQPDPCKRPVVFFFDRVSSSRDGIASIYKKTENNCTFDKIQEVRVFSKKLDLDIKQLQAPRRQCCDVLPSSADRVMEINIRECGAEELIYMHA
- the LOC113743194 gene encoding uncharacterized protein isoform X2, with protein sequence MPRISGIKDFLLLLFALLIFHLLFLLHHPFTLLPPLQPPPTTSLSFSHHLLFSISSSSTSLPQRTPYIHLWFSPNSTPNTYIFLDKNPQFTLSSTLSLPPVFLSSDTSHFPYTFPRGNPSAIRIAYAVKDVFTLLKPPPHVRWFVFCDDDTVFFPRNLALVLSKYDHNQWFYVGFGSESYEQNQKFSFDMAFGGGGFALSAPLARVLAEVLDSCLTRYPHYYGSDQRIFACLAELGVPLTREPGFHQIDVRGDLFGMLAAHPLSPLLSLHHMDAADPIFPGMNRIQALQHLFKAVNADSPRILQQTVCYDPFNSLTVSISWGFAVQVFEGRQLLPDLISLERTFRPWGRTRSVYSSHFMFNIRETPRDQCKRPVVFFMDSVASKDSSVWTNYTKHNKGSCVRINAVQKLETIRVFSKMMDYDIEEW
- the LOC113743194 gene encoding uncharacterized protein isoform X1, whose protein sequence is MPRISGIKDFLLLLFALLIFHLLFLLHHPFTLLPPLQPPPTTSLSFSHHLLFSISSSSTSLPQRTPYIHLWFSPNSTPNTYIFLDKNPQFTLSSTLSLPPVFLSSDTSHFPYTFPRGNPSAIRIAYAVKDVFTLLKPPPHVRWFVFCDDDTVFFPRNLALVLSKYDHNQWFYVGFGSESYEQNQKFSFDMAFGGGGFALSAPLARVLAEVLDSCLTRYPHYYGSDQRIFACLAELGVPLTREPGFHQIDVRGDLFGMLAAHPLSPLLSLHHMDAADPIFPGMNRIQALQHLFKAVNADSPRILQQTVCYDPFNSLTVSISWGFAVQVFEGRQLLPDLISLERTFRPWGRTRSVYSSHFMFNIRETPRDQCKRPVVFFMDSVASKDSSVWTNYTKHNKGSCVRINAVQKLETIRVFSKMMDYDIEEMKAPRRQCCDILSPIDETMTIYIRECRNGEVISMPR